One window of Plasmodium relictum strain SGS1 genome assembly, chromosome: 14 genomic DNA carries:
- a CDS encoding eukaryotic translation initiation factor 2b, subunit 2, putative: MDLHIKKNNYEEVLNEVINIEKQVNSNFDLNEKTNKNIKLIDKINYNNKDDVNNNNESNFDKKKDNTTTKENNEKHILDDNLYLTNSEKICDNYCDDNYELINKEKIEDKLKELTKNEDKKNEIINKSFEQSNKNIEIKNNDKENKNENNRENIIKDSDEKEYISDKVDGEEKNNNETISNYKNECNKEEIKFEKKKKRSDKIKKERQNEMMIAYWLKGIINILNEGFKNGDVKGSHLVGKKIAEVLKKVVEVSQWNSVHDLIEIIKYLGKEIIKNNKMFFVIPNIIRRVLTIIRTEHFKQLYLYNNNYIDNLNKSKDISDKLNNICINNNLKYEREIKNFERSFSLYFENTSNESTYKIPATSTLKHSIIEGVSELIAEIDISWEEAEQRTSYDLFMENDVILTLGYSVGVERFLKTINKKKDGISVIVVGGDINRSGFRMAKLLSEDGVDTTYISDSAVFAVIPKVTKVVLGSVAVSSSGGAITKVGGYNIACSAQFNCKPVTIVLPLFKLIYVPLYDPLKQNELQPGPSMIYNDTENLYVRIPKYDYIPEHLITLYITEMGLVDSFQLYNITKKKYHPDDLDLSFD; this comes from the coding sequence aTGGATTtacacataaaaaaaaataattacgaAGAAGTTTTGAATGAAGTTATAAACATAGAAAAACAAGTAAATTCtaattttgatttaaatgaaaaaacaaataaaaatataaaattaatagataaaataaattataataataaagacgATGTAAATAACAATAACGAATcaaattttgataaaaaaaaagataacaCTACCACTAAAGAGAATAATGAAAAACACATTTTAGATGATAATTTGTATTTAACTAATTCTGAAAAAATTTGTGATAATTATTGTGATGATAATTAtgaattaattaataaagaaaagatagaagataaattaaaagaattaacgaaaaatgaagataaaaaaaatgaaattatcaATAAAAGTTTTGAacaaagtaataaaaatattgagatcaaaaataatgataaagaaaataaaaatgaaaataatagggaaaatataataaaagattcTGATGAAAAAGAGTACATTTCAGATAAGGTTGATGGtgaggaaaaaaataataatgaaactATTAGTAATTATAAGAATGAATGTAATAAGGAAGAAATTAAatttgagaaaaaaaaaaaaagaagcgacaaaataaaaaaagaaagacaAAATGAAATGATGATTGCATATTGGTTAAAGggtattattaatatattaaatgaagGATTCAAAAATGGAGACGTTAAAGGAAGTCATTTAGTTGGGAAAAAAATTGCAGAAGTGTTAAAAAAGGTGGTTGAAGTATCCCAGTGGAATAGTGTACATGATTTAattgaaattataaaatatttaggaaaggaaattataaaaaataataagatgTTTTTTGTTATACCCAATATAATAAGAAGAGTATTAACCATAATAAGGACAGAGCATTTTAAACAActgtatttatataataataattatattgataatttaaataaaagtaaagatATAAgtgataaattaaataacatttgtattaataataatttaaagtaTGAACGAGagattaaaaattttgagagatctttttctctttattttgaaaatactTCCAATGAAAGTACTTATAAGATACCAGCAACCAGCACACTAAAGCATTCTATTATTGAAGGAGTATCAGAATTAATTGCAGAAATAGATATATCATGGGAAGAAGCTGAACAAAGAACTTCATATGATTTATTCATGGAAAATGATGTCATTTTAACATTGGGATATTCTGTTGGAGTTGAAAGGtttttaaaaacaataaataaaaaaaaagatggtATTTCCGTTATAGTTGTTGGAGGAGATATAAATAGAAGTGGGTTTCGAATGGCAAAATTGCTAAGTGAAGACGGAGTTGATACAACATATATATCTGATTCGGCTGTTTTTGCAGTTATTCCAAAAGTTACAAAAGTTGTTTTAGGATCAGTAGCTGTTTCATCTTCAGGTGGCGCAATCACAAAAGTTGGTGGTTATAACATTGCTTGTTCAGCACAATTCAATTGTAAACCTGTAACTATTGTATTACCATTATTTAAGTTAATATATGTTCCTTTATATGATCCTTTAAAACAAAATGAGTTACAACCTGGTCCATCAATGATATATAATGATACTGAAAATTTATATGTTAGAATTCCCAAATATGATTATATACCTGAACatttaataactttatatataactGAAATGGGACTAGTAGACTCTTttcaattatataatattacaaaaaaaaaatatcatccAGATGATTTGGATTTGAGCTTTGattaa
- a CDS encoding DNA repair protein rhp16, putative codes for MGDNLERLFSKKEKCFKEIIESNCIFIKELNQWVGTNYITKLKIKKDTLKITPKLLINRTRSRASRCRVCGLIIEKNSLRIGYPTKDPRGNFGYISCWVHLSCSKKILYIILYNEENGKFLQAYLNSTGKDSTENNYNKYELYIYNNLKWEIFFGGFEELNDEEVQMLKDTARPYELKNVNVKNSIEALINEEKEYLDSNNYMKLENRIIENKLKIPKELKFNLLEYQKEGISWMIHQENSNIRGGILADEMGMGKTIQAITLILCQKINKLENGENITKESNIIEIDDESEKELKLKKEENDVIKIENIKKDKIKVEKEIENNVIKIGNEMKMKYELKNDVESNPAVKIKNKNETKNILQGNTLIIAPIAAVMQWKSEIEKFIEGNILKVYVYHGSSKKVTFDELLKYDIVITSYAMVEVHFRKIINKYKISCEYCGRLFLPRTLILHKKYFCGPGAVRTEKLKKRRKKNKDTALVAMKKFDDTFVPTPRNVLLEIMKESKDSNINNEINNMKNMKKLKKNDSLNKMHTIEENEVIVLSSESYKSECSSSNNSFYSPLSRKTSSRIIDLCNLGFDKEVIDKNIENMYKNKEKKKKKVKWNIVIKSILENDSYNLDINEKCKNILMQIYLSDNTIENSDLKKLNMGELKVLLITMGKHVFGTKLELINRILVSAKYIRQELNQLQNEENEKTKKVVGTNKESEEYHHINKKELEKSISVTISEDLKYENEEENYTNDPIKKKTNKNKKSYGKSKTLDSTYSLQNNKISKEKVKKRNSSNSRRKLKKKRKKKNSNDDSDESFRIEYLKSGKYEKSFSDSSDIKEKNNSTSDSFDSYDSIIVKKSKLKKAKLKSDQTVFFDESALHQIQWTRIILDEAHRIKNRTTSTTQSILNLNCSGYRWCLTGTPLQNRIGELYSLIRFLEFYPYAYYFCSKKDCKCLLLNYEMKDNKYCYICKHSRINHFNYFNKRILKPIQSFGYNGEGVTSMFYLKSEVLDKILLRRTKKERKNDIKLEPLIITIRKDKLSNEEKDFYESLYKQTSTQFDKYVKSNTVLHNYAHIFDLLSRLRQAADHPYLILFGNSFLSDPSGKFIKKNSEIIPAISNDYVCGICLENVPKKNNINTKCNHNFHKTCLKQYIESFEIENYSNSDLNSTKDSNFVKSKTSECVSTTTNTICNRDVIYNNETEKLNKKSKSISVVKFKDKDKSEFVSLLNNKENSKDYPLGCPVCYIPLTVDFNLFQESEDHDEEEIIVCKEETTYINKSFINRINTQEFQTSTKIEAIFEEVDKVIKNTDDKCLIFSQFCSMLDLIEYHLKKHNIICSKLLGYMSMVSRNNILYNFNQDKQLRVLLISLKAGGEGLNLQVANRIFIVDPWWNPAAELQAIQRAHRIGQTKTVHAIRFIIENTVEEKIIQLQKKKQLVFDCTIGDSNNAMQKLTKEDLAFLFHA; via the exons atggGTGACAATTTAGAAAggttattttcaaaaaaagaaaaatgttttaaGGAAATAATTGAATcaaattgtatttttatcAAGGAGTTAAATCAGTGGGTTGGCACTAACtatataacaaaattaaaaataaaaaaagacaCTCTAAAAATAACTccaaaattattaataaatagaaCTCGTTCaa gGGCGAGTAGATGTAGAGTATGTGGATTAATAATTGAAAAGAACAGTTTAAGAATAGGATACCCAACAAAAGATCCAAGAGGAAATTTTGGATATATAAGTTGTTGGGTTCATCTAAGTTgtagtaaaaaaattttgtatattattttatataatgaagaaaatggtAAATTTTTACAAGCATATTTAAATAGTACAGGAAAAGATTCCAccgaaaataattataataaatatgagttatatatatataataatttaaaatggGAAATTTTTTTCGGTGGATTTGAAGAATTAAACGATGAAGAAGTCCAAATGTTAAAAGATACTGCTAGACcatatgaattaaaaaatgttaatgtaaaaaatagCATTGAAGCtttaataaatgaagaaaaggAATATTTAGattcaaataattatatgaaaCTAGAAAACAGAATTATTGAAAACAAACTAAAAATTCctaaagaattaaaatttaatttactGGAATATCAAAAAGAAGGTATTTCATGGATGATACATCAAGAAAATTCAAACATTAGAGGAGGAATACTTGCTGATGAAATGGGTATGGGGAAAACAATACAAGCAATCACTTTAATTTTATGtcagaaaataaataaattggAAAATGGagaaaatataacaaaagaAAGTAACATAATAGAGATAGATGATGAATCAGAAAAAGAATTGAAAttgaaaaaagaagaaaatgatgtaataaaaatagaaaatataaaaaaggataaaattaaagtagaaaaagaaatagaaaataatgtaataaaaataggtaatgaaatgaaaatgaaatatgaattaaaaaatgatgtaGAAAGTAATCCTGcagttaaaataaaaaataaaaatgaaactaAGAATATATTACAAGGAAATACTTTAATAATAGCACCTATTGCAGCTGTAATGCAATGGAAGTCAGAGattgaaaaatttattgaaggaaatattttaaaagtttaTGTATATCATGGGAGCTCTAAAAAAGTAACTTTTGATGAATTGTTAAAATACGATATTGTCATTACTTCTTATGCAATGGTAGAAGTACACTTTaggaaaattattaataaatataaaatatcatGTGAATATTGTGGAAGATTATTTTTACCAAGAACCTTAATTTTGCATAAGAAGTACTTTTGTGGACCAGGGGCAGTGAGAactgaaaaattaaaaaaaagaagaaaaaaaaataaagatactGCACTTGTTGCTATGAAAAAATTTGATGATACATTTGTTCCTACCCCTAGAAATGTACTTTTGGAAATTATGAAAGAATCTAAAGAttcaaatattaataatgaaatcaataatatgaaaaatatgaaaaaattaaaaaaaaatgattcacTAAATAAAATGCACAcaatagaagaaaatgaagttATTGTATTAAGTTCAGAAAGTTATAAAAGTGAATGCTCATCAtcaaataattctttttattctcCTTTATCTAGAAAGACATCTAGTAGAATAATCGATTTATGTAATTTAGGTTTTGACAAAGAAGTAATTGATAAAAACATagaaaatatgtataaaaataaagaaaaaaaaaaaaaaaaagtaaaatggAATATAGTTATAAAAAGCATATTAGAAAATGATTCATATAATTTAGATATAAACGAAAAATGTAAGAACATTTTAATGCAAATATATTTAAGTGATAACACAATAGAAAACAGTGatcttaaaaaattaaatatggGTGAACTTAAGGTTCTTTTAATAACCATGGGGAAACATGTTTTTGGTACAAAATTAGAACTAATAAATAGAATATTAGTTTCAGCTAAATATATAAGACAGGAATTGAATCAATTgcaaaatgaagaaaatgaaaaaacgAAAAAGGTCGTAGGAACTAATAAAGAAAGTGAAGAGTATCATCACATAAACAAAAAGGAATTAGAGAAAAGTATAAGTGTTACTATAAGTGAAGATTTAAAATacgaaaatgaagaagaaaattacACCAACGAtccaattaaaaaaaaaaccaataaaaataaaaagagttATGGAAAAAGTAAAACATTAGATTCTACATATTCACTacaaaataacaaaatatcaaaagaaaaagtaaaaaagagaaattcATCTAACTCAAGAAGGAAgctaaaaaagaaaagaaaaaaaaaaaatagtaatgatGATAGTGATGAATCATTTAGGatagaatatttaaaaagtggAAAGTATGAAAAAAGCTTTAGTGATAGTTCcgatattaaagaaaaaaataatagcaCTAGTGACTCTTTTGATTCCTATGATTCTATTATTgttaaaaaatcaaaattaaaaaaggcTAAATTGAAGAGTGATCAAACTGTTTTTTTTGATGAAAGTGCATTGCATCAAATACAATGGACAAGAATAATATTAGATGAAGCTCATAGGATAAAAAACAGAACTACATCAACAACACAatcaattttaaatttaaattgttCTGGATATAGATGGTGCTTAACAGGAACTCCTTTACAAAATAGAATTGGAGAATTATATAGTTTAATAAGGTTCCTAGAATTTTACCCATAtgcttattatttttgttcaAAAAAAGATTGCAAATGTTTACTCTTAAATTATGAAATGAAAGATAACAAATACTGCTATATTTGCAAGCATTCTAGAATAAATCATTTTaactattttaataaaagaattttaaagCCAATACAATCATTTGGATATAATGGGGAAGGTGTTACGAGcatgttttatttaaaaagtgaAGTTCTAGATAAAATATTACTAAGGAGAACTAAAAaggaaagaaaaaatgacaTAAAATTAGAACCATTAATAATTACTATAAGGAAGGATAAATTGTCAAATGAAGAAAAGGATTTTTATGAATCTTTATATAAACAAACTTCTACGCAATTTGACAAGTATGTTAAGTCAAATACTGTTTTGCATAATTATGCTCATATTTTTGATCTATTAAGTAGATTAAGACAAGCTGCTGATCATCcatatttaattctttttggAAACTCTTTTTTAAGTGATCCATCaggaaaatttataaaaaaaaattctgaaATTATTCCAGCTATATCAAATGATTATGTATGTGGAATATGCCTAGAAAATgtaccaaaaaaaaataatattaatacaaAATGTAATCATAATTTTCATAAGACATGTTTAAAGCAATATATAGAGAGTTttgaaatagaaaattattCAAATAGCGACTTAAATAGTACCAAAGATTCAAATTTTGTCAAATCAAAAACATCTGAATGTGTAAGTACTACTACAAATACAATTTGTAATAGAGatgttatatataataatgaaacggaaaaattaaataaaaaatcaaaatcCATTTCTGTTGTAAAATTTAAGGATAAAGATAAATCAGAATTTGTTAGTttgttaaataataaagaaaattcaaAAGATTATCCTTTGGGTTGCCCAGTTTGTTATATTCCTTTAACTGTTGATTTTAATCTTTTTCAAGAGTCAGAAGATCatgatgaagaagaaatcATCGTGTGTAAAGAAGAAACTACATATATTAATAAGAGTTTTATAAATAGAATTAACACTCAAGAATTTCAAACAAGTACTAAAATTGAAGCCATATTTGAAGAAGTTGATAAAGTCATTAAAAATACTGATGATAAatgtttaatattttctcaGTTCTGCTCTATGTTAGATTTAATTgaatatcatttaaaaaagcACAATATTATATGTTCAAAATTGTTAGGGTATATGTCAATGGTATcaagaaataatatattatataatttcaaTCAAGATAAGCAACTAAGAGTTCTTCTTATAAGTTTGAAAGCAGGTGGAGAAGGTTTAAATTTGCAAGTAGCAAATCGAATTTTTATTGTTGATCCTTGGTGGAATCCAGCTGCTGAATTACAGGCTATTCAAAGAGCTCATAGGATAGGCCAAACAAAGACAGTTCATGCCATTCGTTTTATTATAGAAAATACTgttgaagaaaaaattattcaattacaaaaaaaaaagcagtTAGTATTTGATTGCACCATAGGAGATTCCAATAATGCTATGCAGAAGTTAACAAAGGAAGATTTAGCTTTTCTATTTCATGCATAA